In Haliotis asinina isolate JCU_RB_2024 chromosome 15, JCU_Hal_asi_v2, whole genome shotgun sequence, one DNA window encodes the following:
- the LOC137265936 gene encoding myosin-11-like yields MSGETKKIDGHSPVNKYDLLGLEHPSLTEERIILAFQALDELVPQLGVFTRIFHKLRDDFFEAVYSEELTGSSEKDDNDADARYIQRIPYFLLVQRVYKERHAQGEELKEQLDVVKERLFNKHQQLEESLSMVKELQSGVDDLTAKISDLENTVAEKNIEIVSLEQRLDTTRLAADVMQERLEGDIHHLEDTLNETKKETEYLSKFKKGYDDLYDAFLEKTDEEEDDAKTKKRAVISTKRANLISQIECCSRLEQQLLTVLNTSMEEYDHFLEEHKEELETKVTTEDMTEAEFEIQEMEIEDADQQLQAVQERFQVTIGEMMTELGLLRQHNTMLMEQLQTLEENMPPSPAKREHKSNRLGTETGTKSRTDSILSAGLGENEMEETMTDPFIPQERVFSKYAAMIYTSNNTGKTFEEFKDAKYCPSCGEKTVVCPHRLGGSEKIFILPHNCTHIKITRPKVRINRELVESIMKPPTPDTAFDMIPSSVSQHQDSLTTPTGPLTPGLSRGGTSMAGGEGNIVNTMQAVWDDFRQRTNVDRTVTRPLDLPRTVSMMEQFLAFIVWQDDYGEEEDGYHSVLDNLYRFLTERYLVEEVVYLAAHDFLSAITEYSPTNKFLQLHGTVLSGNLDASCLRYVLLMCDYINIVDWKEVEDFRAFASAVYPFLGEDDLETLQMSYQSFSENRISPHIVSNFIIHIILKYREPRFLELENQLLPFQSLEGGHLTGREFKDALENILPLVNDRLRKRLFQEAEHTVLEEEDTVAVSIMRLAQISGYLVLCQITPIIKENVVKCVAHWRERPSSAGSAKQSSDTPSVSSHQALCMANVKNLASNVSRRTKHRNQRLMTEDHSQDFGEDW; encoded by the exons ATGTCGGGAGAAACGAAAAAGATCGATGGCCATTCTCCAG TGAACAAGTATGACCTTCTGGGTTTGGAGCATCCATCACTGACGGAGGAGCGAATCATCCTGGCCTTCCAAGCTCTTGATGAACTTGTGCCACAACTTGGTGTCTTCACAAGGATCTTCCACAAACTACGAGATGATTTCTTTG AGGCGGTGTACAGTGAGGAGCTGACAGGTAGTTCTGAGAAAGATGATAACGATGCTGATGCACGGTACATACAGCGTATCCCTTACTTCCTCCTGGTACAGAGGGTATACAAGGAGAGACATGCACAGGGCGAGGAGCTCAAGGAACAACTAGATGTTGTCAAGGAAAG ACTGTTCAACAAGCACCAGCAGCTGGAGGAGAGTCTGTCGATGGTCAAAGAACTACAGAGCGGGGTGGACGACCTCACAGCCAAGATATCAGACCTCGAGAACACTGTTGcagagaaaaatattgaaattgtcAG TCTGGAGCAGAGGCTGGACACCACCCGTCTGGCAGCAGACGTCATGCAGGAGAGACTGGAGGGAGACATACACCACCTGGAG GACACACTTAATGAGACAAAGAAGGAAACAGAGTATTTGTCTAAGTTCAAGAAGGGCTACGATGATCTGTATGATG CATTCCTTGAGAAAACCGATGAGGAAGAAGATGATGCCAAGACAAAGAAGCGAGCAGTCATCTCCACCAAGAGA GCCAACCTGATCAGCCAGATCGAGTGCTGCAGCAGATTAGAACAACAGCTTCTTACTGTCCTCAACACATCCATGGAAG AGTATGACCACTTCTTGGAGGAGCACAAGGAGGAGCTGGAGACCAAGGTGACCACAGAGGACATGACAGAGGCCGAATTTGAGATACAGGAGATGGAGATAGAGGATGCTGACCAGCAG CTCCAAGCAGTTCAGGAACGTTTCCAGGTGACAATAGGTGAAATGATGACAGAGCTTGGGTTGCTACGGCAACACAACACAATGTTGATGGAGCAGCTGCAGACACTAGAGGAGAACATGCCACCATCACC AGCCAAGAGAGAGCacaagtcaaacagacttggAACTGAGACAGGCACAAAGAGTAGGACAG ACTCAATCCTGTCAGCGGGTCTAGGGGAGAATGAGATGGAGGAGACCATGACAGATCCGTTCATCCCCCAGGAGCGAGTGTTCAGCAAGTATGCAGCCATGATCTACACGTCCAACAACACAGGGAAGACTTTTGAAGAGTTCAAAGATGCCAAATATTGCCCCAGTTGTGGAGAAAAG ACTGTTGTGTGTCCACACCGACTTGGGGGATCAGAGAAAATCTTCATCTTGCCTCACAACTGCACACATATAAAGATTACACGGCCCAAAGTCCGCATCAACAGAGAGCTGGTTGA GAGTATCATGAAGCCACCCACTCCAGACACTGCTTTCGACATGATCCCCAGCTCTGTTTCCCAACATCAGGACTCCTTGACCACACCCACTGGCCCCCTCACCCCGGGGCTGTCTCGAGGGGGCACAAGCATGGCTGGAGGGGAGGGAAATATT GTCAACACAATGCAGGCTGTGTGGGATGATTTCCGTCAGAGGACCAACGTTGACAGGACAGTCACCAGACCATTGGACCTT CCCCGCACGGTGTCGATGATGGAGCAGTTCCTGGCATTCATCGTGTGGCAAGATGACTATGGGGAAGAGGAGGATGGGTACCATTCAGTACTG GACAACTTGTACCGGTTCCTGACAGAGCGTTACCTGGTGGAAGAGGTTGTTTACCTGGCCGCCCATGACTTCCTGTCTGCCATCACAGAGTACTCACCCACCAACAAG TTTCTTCAGCTTCATGGCACTGTCCTGAGTGGCAACTTGGATGCTTCATGTCTACGGTATGTCCTGCTCATGTGCGACTATATCAACATCGTTGACTGGAAGGAGGTTGAGGACTTTCGGGCATTTGCATCAGCCGTCTACCCATTCCTAGGG GAGGATGACCTCGAGACGCTGCAGATGAGCTACCAGTCATTCAGTGAGAACAGGATCTCCCCTCACATTGTCTCCAATTTCATCATCCATATCATCCTCAAGTACCGTGAGCCCCGCTTCCTCGAG CTGGAGAATCAGCTCCTGCCCTTCCAGTCCCTGGAGGGGGGTCACCTGACAGGGAGAGAGTTCAAGGACGCTCTGGAGAACATCCTGCCTCTGGTGAATGACCGTCTGCGCAAGCGTCTGTTTCAGGAGGCAGAGCACACTGTCCTTGAGGAGGAAGACACTGTTGCAGTCTCCATCATGAGGCTGGCTC AAATCTCTGGCTACCTTGTTTTATGTCAGATAACCCCAATCATCAAGGAAAACGTTGTGAAGTGTGTAGCACATTGGCGGGAGAGGCCATCAAGTGCTGGCTCAG CCAAGCAGTCCTCCGACACTCCCTCTGTGTCCAGTCACCAGGCTCTTTGTATGGCCAACGTAAAGAATCTTGCATCCAATGTTTCCCGACGAACAAAACATCGCAATCAGCGTCTCATGACAGAAGACCATTCACAGGACTTTGGGGAAGACTGGTGA
- the LOC137265408 gene encoding programmed cell death protein 4-like, whose product MAAVSVPMHNGNIQHGESGADVIENGNELLNGSEESEVPARVIRKAKRLIRRSPAKEIGAKETVTVISGNANKRLPLSKNSRKSRNGRGRGEPKKGGAGGKGVWGTPGSELFEDSRIPDSHDPNYDSDSQGDFIVEKIDPELTQKEFEAVLEPVLLEYFEHGDTREVEEDLSDLNLKKYKPKIIETAVSMALDRKAQHREMTSQLISDLYSKLLTSTDISGGFDSVLSRLSDLTIDSPEAPVVVGQFIARAVADDCLPPKYITGYKGKVECPHTRSALNKADLLLSKKHGIVRLDNIWGTGGGRPVKYLVKQMVMLLKEYLASGDMTEATRCLRELDVPHFHHELVYEATLIVLEDSTDRTRDMMCELLKSFSEAMIVTPNQFIQGFRRVYDAMPDICLDVPNAYVLLEKLANKCHQEGMLSTLLLKELPQRGRKRFVSEGDGGRVKEITP is encoded by the exons ATGGCTGCCGTTAGTGTTCCTATGCATAATGGAAATATTCAACATGGCGAGTCTGGGGCTGATGTCATCGAAAACGGCAACGAGCTTCTGAATGGAAGCGAAGAGAGTGAAGTTCCAGCGCGAGTAATAAGGAAAGCCAAGAGGCTAATAAGGAGAAGCCCTGCGAAGGAAATAGGTGCAAAAGAAACAGTGACTGTTATTTCAGGGAATGCTAATAAGCGTCTGCCTTTATCAAAGAACAGTCGGAAATCGAGAAATGGCCGAGGTCGAGGCGAACCAAAGAAAG GAGGTGCTGGAGGAAAGGGTGTGTGGGGAACCCCAGGCTCAGAATTATTTGAGGACAGTAGGATTCCCGACTCTCACGATCCCAATTACGACTCTGATAGCCAG GGAGATTTTATTGTGGAAAAAATTGACCCAGAGTTGACCCAGAAGGAGTTTGAGGCTGTGCTAGAACCCGTGTTGCTTGAATACTTCGAACATGGGGACACGAGGGAAGTGGAG GAGGATCTGTCCGATTTGAACTTGAAGAAGTACAAACCAAAGATCATCGAGACTGCTGTTAGCATGGCTCTGGATCGTAAAGCTCAACACAGGGAGATGACGTCACAACTCATATCGGATTTGTACAGTAAACTTTTGACGTCAACAGATATTTCAGGTGGTTTTGACAGTGTTCTCTCCAGGCTCTCTGACCTGACGATAGATTCTCCAGAAGCGCCAGTG GTTGTTGGCCAGTTCATTGCAAGAGCTGTGGCCGATGACTGTCTTCCACCAAAATACATTACTGGATACAAGGGCAAGGTTGAATGTCCTCACACACG GAGTGCTCTTAACAAAGCTGACTTGTTATTGAGCAAGAAACATGGCATTGTCCGTCTCGACAACATCTGGGGAACAGGTGGTGGTCGCCCTGTTAAATACCTCGTTAAGCAG ATGGTCATGCTGCTGAAGGAGTATCTGGCTTCCGGGGACATGACTGAAGCAACCAGATGTCTGCGTGAGCTTGACGTTCCACACTTCCATCACGAGCTTGTCTACGAG GCCACATTGATAGTTCTGGAGGACTCTACTGACAGAACACGAGACATGATGTGTGAACTGCTTAAATCTTTCTCAGAGGCCATGATTGTCACCCCCAACCAGTTTATTCAG GGCTTCCGCCGAGTATATGATGCAATGCCAGATATCTGCCTTGACGTTCCCAATGCATATGTCCTCTTGGAGAAACTGGCCAACAAGTGCCACCAGGAGGGCATGCTGTCTACACTGCTGCTCAAGGAGCTGCCACAGAG aggCCGCAAACGATTTGTGTCGGAGGGAGATGGTGGACGAGTGAAAGAAATAACTCCTTGA